The segment AATTAAGCGGCGTAAAGGTCCCACGATAGGTTGAGTGGCTTTAACCACAAACTGCGAGAATGGGTTATAGAAATCGGCACGAACGCACTGCATCCATACTCTGAGCAGAAGCACAAAGATGTACAGTTGGATCAGGGTGGTAACAACAAAAACGATAGTCTGCATGGTTTATCCCAAAAAATAAATTAAAAAAGTTTTTCCATTTCTTCCGCACGGTCAATCGCGCTTTGCATAGCATTGGCGACAGTTTGCGGTAGATGACCTTGGTAAAATTGCTCTAAAGCCATTGCGGTGGTACCGCCTTTAGAGGTGACTTGCTCACGCAAGGTTGAAAATGGGGTATCTCCCTGTGATTTCGCTAATGCTACGGAGCCTTCAATAGCATTAAGAACCAATTCGCGGGCTTGTTTTTCATCATAGCCAAGCTGCTCGGCTTTTTGCTGCATGGATTCCATAAACAGGAAAAAGTAAGCGGGGGAGCTACCGGTTAACGCAATGATATTATTGATTTCGCTCTCTTTGGTACACCAAGTTGTTGAACCGACGCTTTCCATCAATTGCTGAGTAAATTGTTTATCATCTTCAGAGACATTGGACTGTGCAAACAAGCCACTAACACCTTTACCCACCAGTGACGGCGTGTTTGGCATAATGCGTACTAAACGCAGTGAATGGGCAAAATAGTCATTATAACGAGCCGCAGGAATACCGGCAGCGATGGTTAATATCAGCTTATTTTCTAAGTTTGTGAGTTGTCGAAGAGGCTCACAAACGTCTTTCATCATTTGCGGTTTGACGGCAAGCACAATCACGTCCGCTAGTTGGGCGGCGGTGAGATTATCATTGGTGCTAATGATGCCATAGTCTTGCGCCATTTTGTCACGGCGTACAGGGGTTGGTGAACAGACGGTGATCATCGATGCAGGATAGCCATGAGCCACAAGACCCGCAATAATGGCATTCGCCATATTTCCCGCGCCAATAAAGGCAATTTTGCGATGTTGCATGTTGTTCTCCTAAAGATTAATTATGGTACTGACGGGCACCAAAAATGGCGGTACCAATGCGAACAAGTGTTGATCCGCAGTGGATAGCAGCGCGCATATCGTCGGTCATCCCCATGGATAAAGTGTCCACAGTCGGGTAGTTAGCTTTCAATTGTTCGAATGCCTGTTCCATTTGGCGAAACGCTGCACATTGGCGCTCATAATCGGTTTCTGGGGCTGGAATGGTCATTAACCCACGCAACACTAAATTGGGTAATTGGGCGACTTGAGTAGCAAGTTCATTTACTTCCTCGAGGGTTATCCCCGATTTGCTGTTTTCATCACTAATATTAATTTGGATCAGCACATTCAGCGGCGCTTTATTTTGAGGGCGCTGCTCATTTAAACGTTGGGCGATTTTGGCGCGATCTAAAGTATGGAACCAATCAAAATGTTCTGCCACTAAGCGGCTTTTATTGGACTGTAGTGGACCAATAAAGTGCCAAACTAGGTCGGTTCTTTCCGCAAAGTGCTGGATTTTCTCCACGCCTTCTTGCACATAGTTTTCACCAAATTGGCGTTGACCTGCCTCGATAGCTTCCATAATGGCTTCACAAGGTTTGGTTTTACTCACAGCTAACAGGGTAATATCTTGAGGGGAGCGGTGACACTCGGTTGCAGCAAGATGAATACGCTCAGTGACATCAGATAGGTTTTTTTGAATGGTCATGTTATTCAATACCGTTTTTCAGTTGCTTTCGGTGAATAGTGAGAATTAGCCCTAGTGTAAAACATATTAAGGGCGAACGGCACCTTTGCAGCAACTGAATGGGGAAAATAAACGTAAAGATGTGCCTTTTAGTAATTTTGTTCAAACCAACTTTCTAAAATCACCACCGCAGAGGCAGAATCCACTTTGCCTTTGCTCAGTGCGCGATAGCCACCTTGCTCAAACAGCCCCGATTTCGCCTCTACGGTAGACAGCCTTTCATCATGCAGTTGAACCTGCACACCAAAGCGTCCGTGAATGCGATTGGCAAAATTACGTGCTTGGCTAGTGACGAGCTGCTCAGTGCCATCCATATTTAAAGGAAGCCCGACAATCACGAGCTGCGGTTGCCACTCTTTGAGCAATTTTTCAATTTGTGACCAGTCGGGTCTGCCATCGCTGGCTTTTAATGAGGCTAACGCGCGCGCGGTACCGGTGATCTCTTGACCGACAGCGACGCCAATACTTTTCGTCCCAAAATCAAACGCTAATAGAGTTCTTGCTGACATTAAGCGTGCCCCGCTTGCATGGAGATATTATGGATGTCGATGCCTAAAAGTTTGCCTGCGGCTTTCCAGCGTTCATTTATCGGCGTATCAAAAATCAGTTTAGGATCGGCTTTAACGGTCAACCAGCTATTTTCCATGATTTCACTTTCTAACTGCCCAGGTTCCCAGCTTGAATAACCGAGAGTGACTAAAGAATTCATGGGATGCTGTTCACTGCCTAACGTCTCTAAAATATCTTTAGAGGTTGTTACCATGACATGGTCATTGAGGCGCAAACTTGCCGCATAACCCGCCACAGGGGTATGGATAATAAACCCGTGCTCTTCAGAAACAGGGCCACCCGCAATCACCATTTTTTCAAGATTTCGCGTGTTGGTATTGTCAGACACGTCAATTTCGAGCTTTTTCAGCATGGTCGCGACAGAAAAATCTTCAATAGGCTTGTTGATCACGAGGCCCATCGCACCATTTTCATTATGTTCGCAGATATACACCACGGAATGGTCGAAATAGGGATCCGTCAGTGAAGGCATGGCAATTAAAAAATGATTCTGTAAGTTCATAAATGGCAAGCTCAGGGGTTATGTTCCTATTTGTTGAGATAACATTATGGATTAAAAAAAACTATGGTTTAAAACAAAAACTATGGCTTAAAACAAAAACTATGGCTTAAAACAAAAACTATGGCTTAAAACAAAAACTATGAGCTAAAAAAATAACGCCAAAGGCAACCTCGAAAGGCTGCCTTTTTGAGACGTATCTGTTAACAGATACTATTTTTCATAAAGACTATTTTTTCAGGCGGCGCTCGATCGCATCCATCAACATACCAGTGATGGAGATATCAAATGCAGCTTCAATTTCACGGGCGCAGGTTGGGCTTGTGACGTTAATTTCAGTCAAGCGATCACCGATAATATCCAGACCCACAAAAATCAGCCCTTTTTCTTTTAAGGTCGGTGCGACAGCGCGAGCAATCGCCCAGTCACTTTCTGTTAATGGACGGGCTTCACCACGGCCACCGGCTGCGAGGTTTCCTCGGGTTTCCCCTTGTGCAGGAATACGCGCAAGGCAATATGGCACAGGTTCGCCGTCCACCACCAGCACACGTTTGTCACCGTCTTTGATAGCAGGCAAAAAGTTTTGCGCCATGCAATAACGGGAATTGTGCTCGGTTAACGTTTCGATGATAACGCCAACGTTCGGGTCTTCTTTTTTCAAACGGAAAATAGAGGCGCCGCCCATACCGTCCAACGGTTTAAAAATCACGTCACCGTGTTTTTTATGGAATTCACGCAGTTTTTCAGAGCTACGAGTGACTAAGGTATCTGGTGTTAACTCAGGGAACCATGCCGTAAACAGCTTTTCGTTACAGTCACGTAGGCTTTGTGGCTTGTTGACAATCAAGCAGCCCGCTTGTTCTGCGCGCTCAAGAATGTAAGTCGCGTAGATATATTCAGTATCAAATGGCGGATCTTTACGCATTAAAATGGCGTCAAGGTCGCTCAGGGCGATGTCTTGTTCTGAGTGGAACTCATACCATTTGGTTGGGTTCTCTTCGACCGTCACAATCTTTGTGGTCGCACGGGCTTCGCCTTGGTGCAGGTACAGGTCGTTCATCTCCATATAATGGATTTCATAACCGCGGCGTGCAGCTTCCAGCATCATTGCAAAACTGGTGTCTTTCTTGATTTTAATGGATGAAATAGGATCCATTACTATGCCGAGCTTGATCATTTTATCTCCTTAACCCAAGTCACCTAAACGCACTTGTAATGCCGTTATAGCGGTTAGCGCGGTCGTTTCTGTTCGTAATACTCGTGGCCCTAACAGGATATCAGTAAATTGATAATTGGCTGTCATGGCAATTTCATCAGCGGATAAGCCGCCTTCTGGGCCTATCAGCAATCTTACGTGCTTTAAATCAGCGGGGAGCGTGTTGATGCTCTCACTTGCCCGAGGGTGTAAATTAATTTTAAACGCGCCGTCATTTTCTGCACACCACGCTTCAAGGGATTGAACGGGGCGGATTTCAGGGATGCGGTTGCGACCACTTTGTTCACAGGCGGCAATGGCAATTTTTTGCCACTGTTGTAATTTTTTCTCTAAACGCTCGCCATCAAGGCGTACGCCACAACGTTCTGAAAGTAGTGGCGTGATTGTGTTAACACCAAGTTCAACGGATTTTTGAATGGTGAATTCCATTTTTTCACCGCGGGACATCACTTGCCCAAGGTGGATATCTAAGGGGGATTCACGGTCATCCAATGTGCAGTCTTGGATAGTCACAAACACATTTTTTTTCGTTGCTTCTGTAATTTCAGCGCGGAATGTGTGATTGCTTCCATCAAACAATTCTAGTTGTTGTCCGGCTGTCATGCGAAGAACTCGACCCACATGGTTGGCTGCATCATCACAAAGCGAAATGGTGGTATTAATTTGAAGTGGCTCTGGGTGATAAATGCGTGGAACGCGCATGATTTTTCCTTAGTCCAATAATTAAGATAACTGATGCAGGATATGGGGGCAGAATCTCGAAAAACAAGAGGACGGACTGAGTTTATAACTAAAAAGAGGGATTTTTTAGCTCGTCTGTGCCTTGCATTTCACACTCTCATATCGACGCTAAATTTGTCGATAAAACCGACTCAAAACCACGAAATTATAGTGTTGGTTTCTGCGTCCAGCACCGTATAGTAAGCCCTGTCTTTGTCTAGTAAACCCATCTTTAGCGCTCATGGAAAAGGAGAACACCATGATTGATGCCGTAAATGGATTTTTAATACCTATATCGTTAATCACACTATTGTCCCTCTTGTCATCGTGGCTGACAACTCTGTTACTGAGGGAAATTCCTGCCCGCTATTTTGATTTACCGAGTATTACCATTAACGTGAATCGGGTATGGATAGATTATTGGATATTGGGTGCGGGGATCGTGCTCCTTGGTTACCCACCTTCGGTTCTCGCTTTATTATTTCTGTTTTTCAACTTGGTTATCCCATTAGGTTTAATCGACCTAAAAACGGGCTATTTACCGGATGTCCTCAATTATCCGTTATTGGTTTTTGGCCTGTTATTTCAATGGGGAATGCCAGCGGGAAATTTGTTATCCGCTATTTATGCGCTGCTGTTCAGTTACATTGGGTTAGTGGCTATCACGACGTTGGTGGAAAAAATTCGTCGGCGACCGCAAATGGGGAGAGGGGATTTTAAATTAATTGCTGCGTGCGCGACGTGGCTCGGTGTATTCAATCTTCCCTATTTTCTAGGGCTTGCCGCGAGCTTAGGTTTACTGCATTTTCTTTGGCGCGCATGGCGAGAAAAAAAGGAACGGCGAGGCAAACAGAAATTCGTGCAGAGCATTCCGTTTGGTCCCGCCATTATTTGCAGTGCCAGTTTTTGGCTGTTGCTTAGCTGGCATCCTAATTAGCGGCTTTCACCAGTGAGTCTAAAAATTGTTGCCATTTTGCTGGTTCGCCAAGATAGTTTTGCAGAGGTACGCGCAGCCATTTGCCTTGCTGTTCGATTAACAGCGTTGGAAAGCCAGATGCACCGGATTGGCCGAGTAATTGCTTACTTTGAGCAATATGAGCGTCTGTTTCAGTTTGCGCGCATTGGGCATAATCTTTTTGGAACTGCTCAACATTCAAACCAATTTCTTGCGCCACTTCCACTAAGACTTCGGGCTGTTTAATCTGGCGCCCCGAAACGTAATGGGCTTTTTGCAACGCTTTGAGCATTTCAACGCCTTTGCCCTGTTTTGTTGCGGCCAAAATGGCGGTTTGTGGTGGCGCAGAGTCCATCACCACATTGGGTTGGTGCAGCATTGCGATGTAGTCATCACCAAAAACTTGCCCCGTCATTGCCGCAATGCGTTTATCTGATTGCAAAATATATTGACGGAATTGGTCGTCAAGATGCAGTCGTGCATTGCCCGCTAACATCCCGCCACCGTGTAATTCTAAGTGAATGTTTGGGTGATTAGCAGCGATGGCGATTAACGGTGCAGCGGCATAACACCAGCCACAGT is part of the Providencia zhijiangensis genome and harbors:
- the proC gene encoding pyrroline-5-carboxylate reductase; translation: MQHRKIAFIGAGNMANAIIAGLVAHGYPASMITVCSPTPVRRDKMAQDYGIISTNDNLTAAQLADVIVLAVKPQMMKDVCEPLRQLTNLENKLILTIAAGIPAARYNDYFAHSLRLVRIMPNTPSLVGKGVSGLFAQSNVSEDDKQFTQQLMESVGSTTWCTKESEINNIIALTGSSPAYFFLFMESMQQKAEQLGYDEKQARELVLNAIEGSVALAKSQGDTPFSTLREQVTSKGGTTAMALEQFYQGHLPQTVANAMQSAIDRAEEMEKLF
- a CDS encoding YggS family pyridoxal phosphate-dependent enzyme; amino-acid sequence: MTIQKNLSDVTERIHLAATECHRSPQDITLLAVSKTKPCEAIMEAIEAGQRQFGENYVQEGVEKIQHFAERTDLVWHFIGPLQSNKSRLVAEHFDWFHTLDRAKIAQRLNEQRPQNKAPLNVLIQINISDENSKSGITLEEVNELATQVAQLPNLVLRGLMTIPAPETDYERQCAAFRQMEQAFEQLKANYPTVDTLSMGMTDDMRAAIHCGSTLVRIGTAIFGARQYHN
- the ruvX gene encoding Holliday junction resolvase RuvX is translated as MSARTLLAFDFGTKSIGVAVGQEITGTARALASLKASDGRPDWSQIEKLLKEWQPQLVIVGLPLNMDGTEQLVTSQARNFANRIHGRFGVQVQLHDERLSTVEAKSGLFEQGGYRALSKGKVDSASAVVILESWFEQNY
- a CDS encoding YqgE/AlgH family protein — translated: MNLQNHFLIAMPSLTDPYFDHSVVYICEHNENGAMGLVINKPIEDFSVATMLKKLEIDVSDNTNTRNLEKMVIAGGPVSEEHGFIIHTPVAGYAASLRLNDHVMVTTSKDILETLGSEQHPMNSLVTLGYSSWEPGQLESEIMENSWLTVKADPKLIFDTPINERWKAAGKLLGIDIHNISMQAGHA
- the gshB gene encoding glutathione synthase, with product MIKLGIVMDPISSIKIKKDTSFAMMLEAARRGYEIHYMEMNDLYLHQGEARATTKIVTVEENPTKWYEFHSEQDIALSDLDAILMRKDPPFDTEYIYATYILERAEQAGCLIVNKPQSLRDCNEKLFTAWFPELTPDTLVTRSSEKLREFHKKHGDVIFKPLDGMGGASIFRLKKEDPNVGVIIETLTEHNSRYCMAQNFLPAIKDGDKRVLVVDGEPVPYCLARIPAQGETRGNLAAGGRGEARPLTESDWAIARAVAPTLKEKGLIFVGLDIIGDRLTEINVTSPTCAREIEAAFDISITGMLMDAIERRLKK
- the rsmE gene encoding 16S rRNA (uracil(1498)-N(3))-methyltransferase, whose amino-acid sequence is MRVPRIYHPEPLQINTTISLCDDAANHVGRVLRMTAGQQLELFDGSNHTFRAEITEATKKNVFVTIQDCTLDDRESPLDIHLGQVMSRGEKMEFTIQKSVELGVNTITPLLSERCGVRLDGERLEKKLQQWQKIAIAACEQSGRNRIPEIRPVQSLEAWCAENDGAFKINLHPRASESINTLPADLKHVRLLIGPEGGLSADEIAMTANYQFTDILLGPRVLRTETTALTAITALQVRLGDLG
- a CDS encoding prepilin peptidase yields the protein MIDAVNGFLIPISLITLLSLLSSWLTTLLLREIPARYFDLPSITINVNRVWIDYWILGAGIVLLGYPPSVLALLFLFFNLVIPLGLIDLKTGYLPDVLNYPLLVFGLLFQWGMPAGNLLSAIYALLFSYIGLVAITTLVEKIRRRPQMGRGDFKLIAACATWLGVFNLPYFLGLAASLGLLHFLWRAWREKKERRGKQKFVQSIPFGPAIICSASFWLLLSWHPN
- a CDS encoding DsbA family protein, coding for MNTITLHYIYDPYCGWCYAAAPLIAIAANHPNIHLELHGGGMLAGNARLHLDDQFRQYILQSDKRIAAMTGQVFGDDYIAMLHQPNVVMDSAPPQTAILAATKQGKGVEMLKALQKAHYVSGRQIKQPEVLVEVAQEIGLNVEQFQKDYAQCAQTETDAHIAQSKQLLGQSGASGFPTLLIEQQGKWLRVPLQNYLGEPAKWQQFLDSLVKAAN